DNA sequence from the Geobacter sp. AOG2 genome:
ATTACGGGGCCGCCGGTCTGTACGAACTCCAGACAAAGGGCCTGATGGATGCCCGCCAGTTGACGGTAGCCGCGGTGACGCTGACCCTGTTCATCCCCTGCGTGGCCCAGTTTCTGATCATGAAGAAGGAACGCGGCTGGAAGGTTGCTGGCGGCATCGGCTTGTTCGTCAGCCTGCTGGCCTTCGGCAGCGGCTACGTGCTCAACCAGTTTCTGCTGATGACAAAACTGCTGGCCTAGTGCCCTGGAACAGTAAGTCCTCTCCTCCAGCGGGGGAGGACTTACTGGGACCTAAAGGGATGAGTTGCGTTACTACAAGTATTGCAGAGGTTCTATACCCCGGCTTAGCGGATTGGGTCACCTGGAGATAAGAAGATGATTTGCGGATTTTGCGGACACGAATTCGACGAGAATGAAAGCAAGCACGGCTGCGGCGGCTGTCCCGGCGGCTGCCACAGTGTGCACTGCCCCCGCTGCAACTACAAGAACCCTCTGGAACCAGCCTTTATCGGCAAGCTGAAAAACCTGTTGCAACGAAAAACATCGCCCGGTGCCAAGGACGCAGAGAATTCAGAGGACAAAAAATCAAAGACATCATAAAATAGTCTCTCCCTCTGGGGTGACTGTTGCGCGATGTCCGATCCGATGGTTGTTTCTCTGCATCCATGAAACCCATGGCGTGAAGAAGGAGAATGTATGAAACTGTCCGAAAAGGCTGAAGAGATCCTGGAGGCCCTGTGGATCGCGGTTGAAGAGGAGGGCGCCCGGTATCTGGACCCGGAGAAGTTGGGGTTCCCGGCCGACGACCCGGCCTACAAGGAGTTGACCAGCCGTGCGCTGGTGGAACTGCGCCAGGGTATGGTCTATTTCCGGCCCGAGGGGCGCGAAGAGGGAAAGATGACCATCCGCCGCCATCGCCTGGCGGAACGGCTGATGATGGATGTGCTAAACCTGCGCGGCGACGAGGGAGACAATAAGGCGTGCCAGTTCGAACACCTGCTCAATGAGGGGGTGGACATCAAAATCTGTACCATGCTCAATCACCCCACCACCTGTCCCCACGGCAAACCGATCCCGCCGGGCGACTGCTGCGCGGACGCCCGGGCACAGGGCGATCTTGGCGTGGTGGCGCTGACCGAATTCAAATCGGGTCAAGAGGGTGAGATCGCCTACATCCAGACCGAGGACAGCAAGAAGATGCAGAAACTGATGGCCATGGGGGTCTTGCCGGGCAATCGTATCGTGCTGGTTCAGTCCTTCCCGTCCTATATCTTCCGGGTCGGGTTTTCCGAGTTCGCCATCGACAGCAACCTGGCAAAAGAGATTTTTGTGCGAAAATAGCGGCCTGGAAGGTTGACAAGGGGATGATTCGGAAACTAATATAGTTTCCGTTTGGAAAGGGTTTTTTCGCCTATGCGGCGTAAATCTTTGGTTCTCATCCTCATTTTTAATCCCGAAAGGCGCATATGAAGGTTATCATCCTCCTCGGCGACGGCATGTCGGACGTGGTCTACAGCGAACTCGGCAATAAATCACCACTCCAGGCGGCCACAACGCCAAACATGGATTTCATGGCCCGGCACGGGCAGGTCGGCCTGGCCAATACCGTTCCGGAAGGGCTGCCTCCGGGCAGCGACGTGGCCAACCTGTCGATCTTCGGTTACGACCCGCGCACCTGCTATACGGGCCGTTCCCCGCTGGAAGCGGTCAGCATGGGGGTTACCCTAGGCCCGGACGATGTCGCCTTCCGCATGAATCTGGTGACCCTCAATCCTCACGGCAGTTCCCTGTACATGGAGGATTTCTCGGCCGGCCACATCTCCACCGAAGAAGGACGAGAATTGGTGGCAACGCTCCAGAAGGAGATCGGCAGCGCCGAGTTCGAATTCCATCCTGGCGTCGGCTACCGTCATCTCATGGTCTGGCGCGGCGGCAAGGACGGCATGACGGCCACCCCTCCTCACGACATCACCGGCAAGTCGATCCTGAACTACCTCCCCAGCGGTGATGGCGCCGCCACGCTGAACAACATCATGAACCACGCCCAGATGGTGCTGCACGACCACCCCCTCAACAAGAAACGCAAAGAGGAGGGGAAGCGGCCCGCCAACTCCATCTGGCTCTGGGGACACGGCAAAACGCCCCAAGTTGTCCCCTACGGTGAAAAATTCGGCCTCTCGGGAGCGGTTATCTCGGCCGTCGACCTGATCAAGGGGATCGGCGTTTGCGCCGGTCTGGACGTGATCAACGTGGAGGGCGCCACCGGCTACATCGACACCAACTACCTGGGCAAGGCCCAGGCTGCCCTTGCGACCCTGGAAACCCACGATTTTGTCTACGTGCACGTGGAGGCCCCCGACGAGGCATCCCATTCCGGCAGGATGGATCACAAAATCCAGGCCATCGAGGACTTCGACCAACAAGTGGTGGGGACCGTGCTGGAGGGGATCAAAAAATTCGGCGACTATGCTATCCTGTGCACCCCCGACCATCCCACGCCGGTACGCCTGATGACCCACACGTCGGAACCGGTTCCGTTCATCATCTATCGCGGCGGGAAAGGGGAGGGCAACGGCGCGTTGTCCTACGATGAGGAACAGGCCGGGAAGACCGGGCTGGCGGTGGAGGGGCACAGGCTGATGGAGATGCTGGTTAAAAAGTAACTCACCCTTGCTGCCTGGTTTCAATAGTTTTTAAACACACAAAAGGCTCTCCGTCAGGAGAGCCTTTTGTGTTGATGGCAGGACAAATAGTGAAAATAATTCCGTCCCGCATTTTCCTCTGAAACTTCAATCTGCACTTACTGATTAATTGCCTTTAGCATCCGCCTTGGTCATGTCTCTATGCCCCTATATCTGAATAGTCTTTGAAGATGATGACGGTGTTGATGGCTCCATATATGTCTTTGGCTCTGGTGATTGCAGGTAATATGCTATTGTCATTACTATGGGAAACATCAGAATGCAAATGAGCACAAGCCTTCCAACAGGGTAGTACGTCCTCCTCTGATTACGCCCTATCAAATAATAAAGCAACGTCCCGACTGGTGGGAAAAAGCAGAGTGATAATATCCAGATGATTTTTATACTGAATGTTTTAAAGGTATTTATTGTTGCATCCGCCAGTGCATAGAGCCAAATTATTGAGGGAAGTGTTATGAGGGCGACTACAGCCAACAGCATTATTAACGTCATAAATATAACCCTTTACATGTTAGAAAACAGAGCGTCGTTTGCAAATTTTTTTTAAAATGCGAGACAGGGTTATTTTACAATTCCAATGACAACGAATGAAAATAAACTGTCCCGCT
Encoded proteins:
- a CDS encoding metal-dependent transcriptional regulator, encoding MKLSEKAEEILEALWIAVEEEGARYLDPEKLGFPADDPAYKELTSRALVELRQGMVYFRPEGREEGKMTIRRHRLAERLMMDVLNLRGDEGDNKACQFEHLLNEGVDIKICTMLNHPTTCPHGKPIPPGDCCADARAQGDLGVVALTEFKSGQEGEIAYIQTEDSKKMQKLMAMGVLPGNRIVLVQSFPSYIFRVGFSEFAIDSNLAKEIFVRK
- a CDS encoding cofactor-independent phosphoglycerate mutase, which encodes MKVIILLGDGMSDVVYSELGNKSPLQAATTPNMDFMARHGQVGLANTVPEGLPPGSDVANLSIFGYDPRTCYTGRSPLEAVSMGVTLGPDDVAFRMNLVTLNPHGSSLYMEDFSAGHISTEEGRELVATLQKEIGSAEFEFHPGVGYRHLMVWRGGKDGMTATPPHDITGKSILNYLPSGDGAATLNNIMNHAQMVLHDHPLNKKRKEEGKRPANSIWLWGHGKTPQVVPYGEKFGLSGAVISAVDLIKGIGVCAGLDVINVEGATGYIDTNYLGKAQAALATLETHDFVYVHVEAPDEASHSGRMDHKIQAIEDFDQQVVGTVLEGIKKFGDYAILCTPDHPTPVRLMTHTSEPVPFIIYRGGKGEGNGALSYDEEQAGKTGLAVEGHRLMEMLVKK
- a CDS encoding PLD nuclease N-terminal domain-containing protein translates to MTLIMLLAVVALITLPSIIWLYALADATINTFKTFSIKIIWILSLCFFPPVGTLLYYLIGRNQRRTYYPVGRLVLICILMFPIVMTIAYYLQSPEPKTYMEPSTPSSSSKTIQI